In the Prochlorococcus marinus str. MIT 9312 genome, CCTGTAATCCTTTGTACAAGCAAGACAGCATCTGAAGTAAAAGTTATTAGGAAGGAACTAAATTTAACAGATCCCTATATTGTTGAAAATGGTGCAGCAATATATGGTGAATCTCTTAAAAAGGTTAATGGAGAAATTATCCTTGGAAAAAAATACGAACTTCTTGAAGAAATCTTAAATTTTATTTCTAAAGAAATTGATTATAAACTTATTCCTCTCAATAATCTCAATGATCAAGAAGCAACTCAGCTTACAGGTTTGAAAGGCAATTCATTGAACTTAATGCGAGATAGACATTGGAGTATGCCTTTTTTAAATCCGCCCAGTTTTTTAGAAGAAAAAATTAATAACTGTTGTAAAAAGTACAAAGTTGATATCTTTAAGGGAAATAGAATGAGTCACTTATTATCTACAAATTCTAATAAAGGAAAAGCTATAAATGCTCTTAAAAAATATTCAAATATTCAAAATATTAAAATTATAGGTTTGGGTGATTCTCCAAATGATTTGCCTCTACTTTTAAACTCAGATATTAGAATTGTTATCCCAGGAATAGATGGACCTAACCTAAATTTACTAGATCAATTAAAAGATTTTGAATTTACTTTAGCTTCTGAGCCTAATGGATATGGTTGGAAAAATGAAATCAATAAATTAATAAATAAGCTAGAACTAATTTAGAAAAGTGAAACATTTAGATATTAATTTTCCTGTTGATAAATTTGAAAAATTAATTATTGATATTGGTTGGGAATCCTTAGATGATTGGTTCAATTTTTGGAATAATCAAAAAAATATTCTTTCAATAGATCAATATTGGAAAAATAAAGTTAATGATGATTGG is a window encoding:
- the yedP gene encoding mannosyl-3-phosphoglycerate phosphatase-related protein YedP: MIEDSSLWVVSDVDGTLMDHSYDLTPAKETIKILKNKSIPVILCTSKTASEVKVIRKELNLTDPYIVENGAAIYGESLKKVNGEIILGKKYELLEEILNFISKEIDYKLIPLNNLNDQEATQLTGLKGNSLNLMRDRHWSMPFLNPPSFLEEKINNCCKKYKVDIFKGNRMSHLLSTNSNKGKAINALKKYSNIQNIKIIGLGDSPNDLPLLLNSDIRIVIPGIDGPNLNLLDQLKDFEFTLASEPNGYGWKNEINKLINKLELI